TTTTCTGATTGGCTAAGTAAACGAATGAAGAATATTTCGTTAAGCTCGCAACGCTTTTATGGTACTGCAATCGAGTTGCAACGGAAGGTAAAGGAACTGCAAGGGGTGTTTATTCCTGCTCATATATTTACACCATTTAAAAGCTTGTACGGAAAAGGCGTTTTACAGTCATTAACAGAGATATTATCTCCAGATCTTATCGATGGGGTGGAACTGGGACTAAGTTCTGATACGTACATGGCTGATCAGATAAAGGAATTACATGGCTTTACGTATCTCACCAATTCTGACGCACATTCATTAAGAAAAATTGCCCGTGAATATCAGCATTTGCAAATGAAACATCCGTCCTTTAAGGAATTTCAATACGTATTAAATAACAAAAACGGAAGACATGTCAAAGAAAACTATGGGATGAACCCGAAACTAGGGAAATACTATAGAACCGTATGCAGCCAATGCTTATCTCAGTTAAAGAGGGATGACTCTATTTGTCCTAACTGTCATTCGAGAAAATACGTCAAAGGAGTGGCAGACCGAATAGCAGCATTAAAAGATACAGATAAAGGTAATGTTGCTCGGCCTGGCTATACGTATCAAGTGCCGTTAGAATACTTGCCTGGTTTAGGGAAGAAAACATATGAGAAGCTTTTAAAGGAGTTTGGCACAGAGATGTACATTATTCATCAAGCCTCCTATGAGGAACTTGCTAATGTAGTTCAAAATTCAATAGCTCAATCGATCATTGATATGCGACATGGTAAATTACATGTTCATGAAGGTGGAGGGGGAAAATACGGTTCCATCAAATAGAGATGCTAGAAACGAAAATGGTTTATCCCGTATATAAGGTGCTGTAAGACTCCCACTTCAGGAATTGGATAATCTGTTCTGTAATAAGTCTAAGTGGGAGATAACAGCACCTAAATGACCTATTTCGTAATAAGCCTTTAGATCATACCATTATGGTACTAACAATCGTTGGGGGATGAATGAACCGCTGCCTCGCTGATGGAAGATTCACTCTATTGCAGATGTTTACAAATAAGAAAAGTTCCTGCCTTTTCAATCAAGTATATGGATCCTGCTAAAGTTTCGCTGACACAAACCTCTTATTTATGGACATAATTAATAGAAAGCTCATAGAAAATTGGTATTTTTGCTTGGTTACCTTCATAGTTTTTATTATAGCAGTTTATTGAATGGAGGATTCCAATGCATAAAAATAAAACGCTTCTCATCAACCATGTCAAAGAGCACGCCACCATATATTTGTTTATGGTCATTCTATTTTTAACAGGTATTATATTTGGTGCAATCCTCGTTAACAGTATGAATTTCGTACAAAAACAAGATTTGTTCTTTTATTTGGAACGCTTTTTTAAGCAGGTAACGGATAATGAGCAAGCAGCATATATAGAAATTTTTAAAAATAGCTTTTTCTACCATATAAAGTATTTGTTGCTTTTATTCGTGTTAGGATTATCCGTCATTGGCTTGCCATTAGTGTGGATTCTCATCTTTCTTAAAGGTTTGGTAGTAGGGTTCTCCGTAGGATTTATGGTTAATCAGCTTGGCATGAACGGGCTTTTACTGGCAAGTTTATCAATTGCACCGCAAAATTTTCTCATTATACCCGTATATATAATAGCGGGGAGTTTGGCAATGATTTTTTCCTTAACATTGTTGAGCAAATTATTTAGCAATAGAATTGCACAGCCAGTATTCCAACCATTTGGGAGATATGTGCTACTATTTTCTTTGCTAATACTTTTTGCTAGTATAGCTGCCTTATTAGAGACGTTTGTTTCGAATGAGGCGATGCAGTGGATGGTTCGTTCATTTTACTAATAACGAGTATTATATTATAATTATTTTAAATATAAACTAATAGTATTTTGCTTTGACACAATTTTCATCCAAGCATATAATAAAGATGGGATATGAGGGAGGTAATCGCCCAATGGAACATCGAATCGATCGGATAAAAAAACAGCTCCACGCCCAAAGTTACAAGCTAACACCACAGCGCGAGGCGACTGTCCGAGTTTTACTGGAAAGAGAAGAAGACCATTTAAGTGCTGAAGATGTTTATCTACTTGTGAAAGAAATAGCACCGGAAATCGGTTTGGCAACTGTATATCGTACATTGGAATTATTATCGGAATTAAAAATTGTTGATAAAATAAATTTTGGTGATGGTGTTTCTCGTTACGACCTGCGAAAAGAAGGTGCCAAGCACTCGCATCATCATCTCGTTTGCTCTGAATGTGGCTCCGTAGAAGAAATAGAGGAAGATCTGCTTGAAGAGGTTGAAAAAATCGTCCAAAATGAATGGGGATTTCAGGTAAAGGATCATCGACTTACGTTTCACGGAGTTTGTAAACAGTGCCAGACGATAACAGTAAGTGCTTCTAGTTGAGTTTACAGACTATACTAGGAGCACGTATTTATAGCATTGTTACTTAGAAAAAGACAGAGTAAGAACGTGAGAATACATATGATGAAGCTACTCCGGTAACTGGATTCCATGTTTCTATTTTCCTACTGCTTAAAGTTATCAGCCAACCAACTTTTGTGACTACTACTTAAGCACTTTCAAAAACAAATGCTAATGAATTTATTTATATAATGGAAAATCATTTACAAATGAACATAAAAGCGGTAAATTAAAGATAAGATCCTTTGTTAGAAATGCTTTTTTCTTATGTTTTCTATGTATATTACGCCTCTATTTTTGCATATCTTTTATAAAGATATTTTTTAGAGGAGTAATGGATATGAAAATGATGCTTTTGGACATGTTAAAAGTATTTTGTCTCTTTATTGCGTTCACTTTATTATTTTATTACGGTTTACGCGTCATGCATGCGGAATACGAACATTATCATCGTTATGACCCTCCAGAAGGGCCAGCGGTGAAAGTGTTTACGGAAGAGCATAGTTTTTTCGAGCGTATTCATTTATTTTTCCGTTTAGGGGAGTAGAAAGATGTTACATGATAGTGCGGAAGATTTTTTCCATTATTTGCGAATTGAGCGCGGGCTAGCAGAAAATACGCTGGCTTCCTATCAAAGAGATATCGCAAACTATATGCAATATTTAAAAACTAATGTGCAAAAAAACAACTGGGAAGAAGTTACACGAGCAGATATGACGGGATTTTTATACAGTTTAAAGGACAATCATAAATCATCAGCGACAATTGCTCGGCATATTTCTTCGATTCGAGCATTTCATCAGTTTTTAATTCGCGAGCAACTAGTAACGCATGATGCAAGTTTGCATATTGAAACACCAAAAAAGGAGCGTAAATTACCAGATGTTTTATCCATCAAAGAAATGGATGCGCTTTTAAACATCCAAGGTACAAGCCCTTTACAGTTACGCAATAAAGCGATGTTCGAACTTCTTTATGCAACAGGTTTACGGGTTTCCGAAATGATTACATTGAAAACCTCGGATTTGCACCTGACGATGGGATTTATTCAATGTGTCGGCAAAGGATCTAAGGAACGGATTGTTCCAGTTGGGAATACAGCTATCCGCGCAATTGAAACATATTTACAACAAGGGAGAGAAAAGTTAATAAAGCGTCACCCAGAAACTGCTACTTTGTTTGTTAATCAACACGGAAAACCATTGTCACGCCAAGGATTTTGGAAAATTCTAAAGAAAAGGGCTTTGGAAGCTGGAATAACAAAAGCAATTACTCCTCATACGTTACGTCACTCTTTTGCTACACATTTATTAGAAAATGGAGCTGATTTGCGCCTTGTTCAAGAAATGCTTGGGCATGTAGATATTTCAACAACACAAATTTATACACATGTAACAAAATCTAGGCTAAAGGATGTTTATACAAGTTACCATCCAAGAGCATAATTTTTTTATGATAGTTGTCTGACATCCTACCACTGGATGATAATGTAGACATAGTTCCGATTATTTTCGGGAACATAATAACTATAAGGAGGGAACAACATTGAAAAAATTCAAACGTATTTTTCTAGTTGTGATGGACTCTGTAGGTATTGGAGAAGCACCAGACGCAGATAAATTTAATGATCAGGGTGCGGATACACTTGGGCATATTGCTGCTCATCGGAAAGGTCTTCACATGCCAAACATGGCAAGTTTAGGGTTAAGTAATATCCGAGAAATTCAAGGAATTGAGAAAGCGGCTTCACCTAAAGCCCATTATACAAAAATGAAAGAAGCTTCCAATGGAAAAGATACGATGACAGGTCATTGGGAAATCATGGGGCTGCATATTGAGCAACCGTTTCGCACATTTCCAGAGGGCTTTCCGGATGAACTGATCCAAGAGTTGGAGAAACAGACCGGTCGTAAAGTAATTGGTAATAAACCGGCATCTGGGACGAAAATTATTGAGGAGCTCGGTGAAGAGCATATGGAAACAGGAGCTTTAATCGTCTACACTTCTGCCGATTCAGTCTTGCAAATCGCTGCACATGAAGAAATTATTCCCATTGACGAACAATATCGTATTTGTGAGATAGCTCGTAAACTAACATTAGATGAAAAATATATGGTTGGTCGTGTAATTGCGCGTCCATTCATTGGAAAACCAGGCGCATTTGAACGAACTGCTAATCGACATGACTATGCATTAAAACCGTTTGGAAAAACGGTCATGAACGAATTACAGGAAAACAATTATGATGTCATTGCATTAGGGAAAATATGTGACATTTACGATGGTGAAGGAGTTACAAAAGCCATCCGTACAAAAGATAACGATGATGGAATGACAAAATTAGTAGAATCCATGAAGGAAAATTTTACTGGAATTAGCTTTTTAAATTTAGTTGATTTTGATGCGAAGTATGGACATCGTCGCGATCCGGATGGTTATGCTGAAGCTTTGGAAGCTTATGATGCTCGTCTTACAGAAGTATTAGAGAAATTACAGCATGATGATCTGTTAATCATCACTGCCGATCATGGAAATGACCCAACTCATCACGGTACAGATCATACGAGAGAATATGTTCCATTACTTGTTTATCATAACGGTATACAAGAAGGAAAGGAATTACCAATTCGTGAAACGTTTGCTGATATTGGTGCGACCATTGCAGATAATTTCCAAGTTAAACTACCACAGCATGGCACAAGCTTTTTAAATACAATTTAAACGGTGAGGGGGAATAGAAATGAATCAAGAAGCGATGCAACAAGCAAGTACATTTTTACAAACAAAATTAACACATAAGCCTAAAATTGGATTAATACTTGGGTCTGGTCTAGGTGTCTTAGCGGAAGAAATAGAAGATGCAGTAACAATCCCATATCAGGAGATACCAGATTTTCCAGAATCAACAGTTTCTGGTCATAAAGGACAATTAGTTTCAGGACTGCTAAAAGGCAAACCAGTGATTGCAATGCAAGGACGCTTTCACTACTACGAAGGATATTCAATGCAACAAGTTACTTTCCCGATTCGTGTTTTTAAGGAACTTGGAATTGAAACCTTACTAGTCACGAATGCCGCTGGAGGAATTAACGAGCAGTTTCAACCTGGTAATCTGATGTTAATTACAGATCATATCAACAATATGGGCGTAAATCCGTTAATCGGCAGAAACGATGACTGTTTAGGAGTGAGATTTCCTGACATGTCTGAAGTGTATAGTAAGAGACTGATTGCCCATGCGGAATCTTGTGCTCAAGAGATTGGTCTGTCGATACAAAAAGGGGTATATGTTGGTAATACTGGTCCATCTTATGAGACACCTGCTGAAGTTCGCATGCTTCGAACGTTAGGAGGAGATGCGGTAGGAATGTCAACGGTTCCTGAAGTTATTGTAGCAGCTCATGCAGGTATGGAAGTACTAGGTATCTCTTGTATATCAAATATGGCTGCTGGAATTCTCGATCAGCCATTAACGCATGATGAAGTAATTGAAACAACTGAACAAGTGAAAGCATCTTTTCTGCAATTCGTCAAGAAAGTTATCCAAACTATTCCTGAAAGGTAAGGGTGATAAACATGCGTATGTATGACATTATTGAGAAGAAACGAGATAACCAAGCACTCACAAAAGAGGAAATTCAATTTTTTATTCAAGGCTATACAAATGGGGAAATTCCTGATTATCAAGTTAGCGCACTATTAATGGCGATTTATTTTCAGGATATGAATGATCAGGAACGAGCAGAGTTGACTCAGGCAATGGTAGAATCAGGCGATCAGATTGATTTATCAGCGATTGATGGAATAAAAGTAGATAAGCATTCCACTGGTGGAGTTGGGGATACAACAACCTTAATTCTTGCACCGTTAGTCGCTTCTGTAGGTGTGCCTGTAGCAAAAATGAGTGGTAGAGGCTTAGGTCATACAGGTGGTACCATTGATAAACTGGAATCTGTACCAGGCTTTCATGTGGAAATATCAAATGATGAATTTATTGAATTAGTAAACAAAAATAAAGTAGCGGTAGTTGGTCAATCAGGAAACCTTACTCCAGCAGATAAGAAAATCTATGGTTTAAGAGATGTAACAGCAACCGTTAACTCCATTCCTTTAATCGCTAGTTCTATTATGAGTAAAAAAATTGCCTCAGGCGCTGATGCTATTGTGCTCGATGTAAAGACAGGCGCTGGTGCATTTATGAAAGATTTGGACGATGCAAAGGAACTCGCTACTGCTATGGTCACCATTGGAAACAAAGTAGGCAGAAATACGATGGCGGTTATTTCAGATATGAGTCAGCCACTAGGTAATGCAATTGGAAATGCATTAGAAGTAAAAGAAGCAATTGAAACATTGCAAGGGAATGGTCCTGAAGATCTAACGGAGCTTTGTTTGACATTAGGAAGTCAAATGGTTGTGTTGGCAAAGCAGGCCGCAACAATTAAAGAAGCTCGAGCAAAATTAGAGGAAAATCTCCATAATGGTAAGGCATTACAGCAGTTTAAAATTTTCCTAAACTCACAAGGTGGCGATGCCTCTGTTGTCGATCAACCAGAATCTCTCCCACAAGCAACATATCAAATCGAGTTGCCAGCTAAATCTTCTGGAAAAGTCGCCGAAATCATAGCTGATGACATTGGAACAGCAGCAATGATGCTAGGTGCTGGAAGAGCAACAAAGGATGCAGTCATTGACTTAGCCGTTGGTATTGTTCTGCATAAGAAGATTGGGGACGAAGTAAAAGAAGGAGAATCCTTACTTACGATTCACACAAATTCAGAAGACGTTGACGAAGTGAAAGACAAGCTTTATCGTAGTATTTCAATTTCAGCAGGTGAAATAGAAGCTCCAACATTAATTCATGGTATGGTAACAGAATAATAAAATAATTAAAGACCCTTGACAACTGTGAATTGTACCCTATAGGTAGGCTTTTTTAGAGCGTCTACCCTATAGGGTACATTTTACGCATTGAAGGGTCTTTTTTTTACGAAGTAGGACAGGTACACCTTTATATATTTGCATCGAACAGGATGGCTTTTTTTATACAAAGCATTCTATATTCCGTTTGCGGCTATTTTTTCAAGTGACCAAAATAAGTTTTTTTAGTATCTAATTTATGCAACAGGATACTTTTATACAGTGAAACTTCATTTAGTATAACCTTGTTTATGTCCTCTACTAATAAAATATAAAGTTCCTCTTTCCGAAAAAAATAACACTATTTCTGTGTGTAATACGTCGCTAACGTAGTTTTCCTTGTTGTATAGGAACCTATAAATTGATGTGCTTGGGGATAACGAAATAACCGACTAGTCACATCCGGCGCATGAGCTAAGCAACTATGCGACTTAAGAAATGCGCCCTACGAAAAAAGTCATCATCGGTTTGTCGCTAAGGGGAAGGCCGACTAAAAACGGGCTTGCCGCCCACGTCGGCATACCCCAGTTTTAGTGGCGTGATTCCTAAATCTTTAGTTGATTCCGTTCCATTCGCTACGTTGCTAAACGGGCGCCCCGAGCCTTTGTTCACCATTTAAAAAAGAAGAATTTTTACTTGGTGTCGCACCTTCTGCAATCGACAGTTTACAGGCAAGAATAAGAATTTAGCTGCCGTAATCTCCCAAGTTTCTTTGTTTTACTTTCATTTCTTGAAGTGGAGTTGTGCCGAACCTTACATTCACGATAAATGAATTATAAGATTGGTATAAAAAATGAAAAAATTGGCGAACCTATATGTATGTCGTCTGAAATAAAACTAGGAGTATGTTTTTACTTTTAAAACATCCAAAGCAGTATTTGAACAAGCTACATAGAAATATTGGAGGGAAAAGAATGAAAAAGGCTCTATGGATCATTAGCATCGTATGTATAATAACTATGAATACAATGACTTTTGCAAGTGCAGAAGAAAAGAAAAGTACGAAAGATCAAAATCTAGCGAACGATGCAAAATCGGCTCTTTTGATGGAGCGTGACACGGGAAAAGTACTATTTAATAAAAATGAACATGAAAAACTATCACCAGCAAGCATGACAAAAATTATGACTTTGTTATTAATCATGGAAGCTTTGGATGAAGGGAAGTTAAAACTGGATGAAAAAGTGAGAGTTAGTGAACATGCGGCTTCCATGGGCGGATCACAAATCTTCTTGGAAGCAGGAGAAGAAATGACTGTGGATGATCTATTAAAAGGAATTGCAATCGCTTCGGGAAATGATGCAAGTGTTGCTTTGGCAGAACGCGTAGCCGGAAGCGAAGGGGCTTTTGTACAAAAAATGAACGAGAAAGTAAAAGAATTACAACTAAAGAATACCAAATTTCAAAATGTAACAGGACTTCCTGCTGATGATCATTACAGCACAGCTTATGATATGGCTGTGATGTCAAAAGAGTTATTGAAGTACGAGGATATTACCAGCTATACCTCCATTTATGAGGATTATTTACGCAAAGGACAAGAGAATGAATTTTGGCTCGTTAATACAAATCGATTAGTTAAATTTTATTCTGGCGTTGATGGTCTTAAAACAGGTTACACAAGTGATGCAAAATACTGTTTAACCGCAACTGCGGAAAAAGAAGATATGCGTGTTATTGCAGTAGTAATGGGTTCTAGCTCTTCTAAAGAAAGAAATGAACAAGTTTCCCAAATGCTTGACTATGCCTTCAATCATTTTCAGACGAAAAAGTTATTTGATAAAGGGGATAAAATCACGGAGTTAAAACTAACTAAGGCTGAAAATAAACAAACAGATGTAGTAGCTTCAGAATCGATCAGCACATTATTTAAGCGAGGAGACTCGATGGAAAATGTAACGACAGAGATTGCCATGAAAGAAGATATGCAGCTTCCCGTGCAAAAAGGGGAGACCGTAGGGGAGCTAATTGTAAAGGATGGGGAAAATATACTATCCAGAAGTGATCTGACCGTTAAAGAATCGATTGATAATGCTTCGTATGGTACGCT
This genomic interval from Virgibacillus pantothenticus contains the following:
- a CDS encoding endonuclease Q family protein, translated to MLSVYTADLHIHIGRDMYHKPVKITASNNLTLPAILKEATRNKGIDMIGIVDCQAPAVLQELKQLIYQGIATELEEGGVRFESVTLLLGSEIEVYDERCQGPVHVLCYFPGIHEMELFSDWLSKRMKNISLSSQRFYGTAIELQRKVKELQGVFIPAHIFTPFKSLYGKGVLQSLTEILSPDLIDGVELGLSSDTYMADQIKELHGFTYLTNSDAHSLRKIAREYQHLQMKHPSFKEFQYVLNNKNGRHVKENYGMNPKLGKYYRTVCSQCLSQLKRDDSICPNCHSRKYVKGVADRIAALKDTDKGNVARPGYTYQVPLEYLPGLGKKTYEKLLKEFGTEMYIIHQASYEELANVVQNSIAQSIIDMRHGKLHVHEGGGGKYGSIK
- the spoIIM gene encoding stage II sporulation protein M, which produces MHKNKTLLINHVKEHATIYLFMVILFLTGIIFGAILVNSMNFVQKQDLFFYLERFFKQVTDNEQAAYIEIFKNSFFYHIKYLLLLFVLGLSVIGLPLVWILIFLKGLVVGFSVGFMVNQLGMNGLLLASLSIAPQNFLIIPVYIIAGSLAMIFSLTLLSKLFSNRIAQPVFQPFGRYVLLFSLLILFASIAALLETFVSNEAMQWMVRSFY
- a CDS encoding Fur family transcriptional regulator → MEHRIDRIKKQLHAQSYKLTPQREATVRVLLEREEDHLSAEDVYLLVKEIAPEIGLATVYRTLELLSELKIVDKINFGDGVSRYDLRKEGAKHSHHHLVCSECGSVEEIEEDLLEEVEKIVQNEWGFQVKDHRLTFHGVCKQCQTITVSASS
- a CDS encoding DUF4227 family protein — translated: MKMMLLDMLKVFCLFIAFTLLFYYGLRVMHAEYEHYHRYDPPEGPAVKVFTEEHSFFERIHLFFRLGE
- the xerD gene encoding site-specific tyrosine recombinase XerD, with the translated sequence MLHDSAEDFFHYLRIERGLAENTLASYQRDIANYMQYLKTNVQKNNWEEVTRADMTGFLYSLKDNHKSSATIARHISSIRAFHQFLIREQLVTHDASLHIETPKKERKLPDVLSIKEMDALLNIQGTSPLQLRNKAMFELLYATGLRVSEMITLKTSDLHLTMGFIQCVGKGSKERIVPVGNTAIRAIETYLQQGREKLIKRHPETATLFVNQHGKPLSRQGFWKILKKRALEAGITKAITPHTLRHSFATHLLENGADLRLVQEMLGHVDISTTQIYTHVTKSRLKDVYTSYHPRA
- the deoB gene encoding phosphopentomutase — encoded protein: MKKFKRIFLVVMDSVGIGEAPDADKFNDQGADTLGHIAAHRKGLHMPNMASLGLSNIREIQGIEKAASPKAHYTKMKEASNGKDTMTGHWEIMGLHIEQPFRTFPEGFPDELIQELEKQTGRKVIGNKPASGTKIIEELGEEHMETGALIVYTSADSVLQIAAHEEIIPIDEQYRICEIARKLTLDEKYMVGRVIARPFIGKPGAFERTANRHDYALKPFGKTVMNELQENNYDVIALGKICDIYDGEGVTKAIRTKDNDDGMTKLVESMKENFTGISFLNLVDFDAKYGHRRDPDGYAEALEAYDARLTEVLEKLQHDDLLIITADHGNDPTHHGTDHTREYVPLLVYHNGIQEGKELPIRETFADIGATIADNFQVKLPQHGTSFLNTI
- a CDS encoding purine-nucleoside phosphorylase, whose protein sequence is MNQEAMQQASTFLQTKLTHKPKIGLILGSGLGVLAEEIEDAVTIPYQEIPDFPESTVSGHKGQLVSGLLKGKPVIAMQGRFHYYEGYSMQQVTFPIRVFKELGIETLLVTNAAGGINEQFQPGNLMLITDHINNMGVNPLIGRNDDCLGVRFPDMSEVYSKRLIAHAESCAQEIGLSIQKGVYVGNTGPSYETPAEVRMLRTLGGDAVGMSTVPEVIVAAHAGMEVLGISCISNMAAGILDQPLTHDEVIETTEQVKASFLQFVKKVIQTIPER
- a CDS encoding pyrimidine-nucleoside phosphorylase, with translation MRMYDIIEKKRDNQALTKEEIQFFIQGYTNGEIPDYQVSALLMAIYFQDMNDQERAELTQAMVESGDQIDLSAIDGIKVDKHSTGGVGDTTTLILAPLVASVGVPVAKMSGRGLGHTGGTIDKLESVPGFHVEISNDEFIELVNKNKVAVVGQSGNLTPADKKIYGLRDVTATVNSIPLIASSIMSKKIASGADAIVLDVKTGAGAFMKDLDDAKELATAMVTIGNKVGRNTMAVISDMSQPLGNAIGNALEVKEAIETLQGNGPEDLTELCLTLGSQMVVLAKQAATIKEARAKLEENLHNGKALQQFKIFLNSQGGDASVVDQPESLPQATYQIELPAKSSGKVAEIIADDIGTAAMMLGAGRATKDAVIDLAVGIVLHKKIGDEVKEGESLLTIHTNSEDVDEVKDKLYRSISISAGEIEAPTLIHGMVTE
- a CDS encoding D-alanyl-D-alanine carboxypeptidase family protein — its product is MKKALWIISIVCIITMNTMTFASAEEKKSTKDQNLANDAKSALLMERDTGKVLFNKNEHEKLSPASMTKIMTLLLIMEALDEGKLKLDEKVRVSEHAASMGGSQIFLEAGEEMTVDDLLKGIAIASGNDASVALAERVAGSEGAFVQKMNEKVKELQLKNTKFQNVTGLPADDHYSTAYDMAVMSKELLKYEDITSYTSIYEDYLRKGQENEFWLVNTNRLVKFYSGVDGLKTGYTSDAKYCLTATAEKEDMRVIAVVMGSSSSKERNEQVSQMLDYAFNHFQTKKLFDKGDKITELKLTKAENKQTDVVASESISTLFKRGDSMENVTTEIAMKEDMQLPVQKGETVGELIVKDGENILSRSDLTVKESIDNASYGTLWKRTWQKLAKND